From Mesomycoplasma dispar, a single genomic window includes:
- the lysS gene encoding lysine--tRNA ligase, translating into MMSKLNDQQQFRRKKLQNLQDQGFNFPKSKFEHDNLVKINEKFAEKPQHFFVEHQIKITFAGRLLRQRGPFFIIFSQNLQFQVYISKQFQTENNFTFANLDLGDIVEISGYLFKTQTNQISVKVDTFSILTKSLHPLPDQYYGIENPDEKYRKRYLDLLVNPESRQTFLNRSKIISLIRNFFDSQGFLEVDTPVLQPVLGGAAAKPFITFYNSLSQNFYLRIATELPLKKLLVGGFDAVYEIGKIFRNEGFDTTHNPEFTSIEFYQAYADLNKIMDQTENLFRFLFEKLNLNLENFNFANHKINFLNKFARYDMVEITSKLMNFDIKSADFPTLVEIAKKEGIKIEPFFAKGHLINKFFEKFVEPTLINPTFITGHPIEISPLAKSNPLNPNFTLRAELFIVGKEFANMFDELNDPIDQLARFQAQISEKDKGNQEASEIDYEFVQALEYGMPPAAGCGIGIDRLVMLLTNNESIREVILFPQLKSKKD; encoded by the coding sequence ATTATGTCAAAACTAAATGATCAACAACAATTTCGCCGAAAAAAACTTCAAAACTTGCAAGATCAAGGCTTTAATTTTCCTAAATCAAAATTTGAACATGATAATTTAGTTAAAATAAATGAAAAATTTGCTGAAAAACCACAACATTTTTTTGTTGAACACCAAATAAAAATTACTTTTGCTGGTCGTCTACTTCGTCAACGCGGACCTTTTTTTATAATTTTTAGTCAAAACCTACAATTTCAGGTTTATATTTCTAAACAATTTCAAACTGAAAACAATTTCACTTTTGCTAATCTCGACCTTGGTGACATTGTCGAAATTTCAGGTTATCTTTTTAAAACTCAAACTAATCAAATTAGCGTTAAGGTTGATACTTTTTCAATTCTAACAAAATCATTACACCCTTTACCTGATCAATATTATGGAATTGAAAATCCTGATGAAAAATACCGTAAACGCTATCTTGATTTGCTTGTAAATCCAGAATCACGTCAAACCTTTTTAAATCGTAGCAAAATTATTTCCTTAATTCGTAATTTTTTCGATTCGCAAGGATTTTTAGAAGTTGATACTCCAGTTTTGCAGCCAGTTTTAGGTGGTGCAGCCGCAAAACCGTTTATTACTTTTTACAATTCATTAAGTCAAAATTTTTACCTTCGAATTGCAACTGAATTGCCGCTTAAAAAATTGCTAGTTGGTGGTTTTGATGCTGTCTATGAAATTGGCAAAATTTTTCGCAACGAAGGTTTTGACACAACTCACAATCCGGAATTTACTTCAATCGAATTTTATCAAGCTTATGCTGATTTGAATAAAATAATGGATCAAACCGAAAATTTATTTCGTTTTTTATTCGAAAAACTAAATTTAAATTTAGAAAATTTTAATTTTGCTAATCACAAAATTAACTTTTTAAATAAATTTGCCCGCTATGATATGGTTGAAATTACTTCAAAATTAATGAATTTTGACATAAAAAGCGCCGATTTTCCCACTTTAGTTGAAATCGCTAAAAAAGAGGGGATTAAAATCGAACCTTTTTTTGCCAAAGGTCATTTAATTAATAAATTTTTCGAAAAATTTGTTGAGCCAACACTAATAAATCCTACATTTATTACAGGTCATCCAATTGAAATTTCCCCACTTGCAAAATCAAATCCGCTCAATCCTAATTTCACATTAAGAGCCGAATTGTTTATTGTAGGGAAAGAATTTGCAAATATGTTTGACGAATTAAATGATCCAATCGATCAATTAGCCCGTTTTCAAGCACAAATTAGCGAAAAAGACAAAGGAAATCAAGAAGCTTCCGAAATTGACTACGAATTTGTTCAGGCACTCGAATACGGAATGCCCCCTGCAGCTGGATGTGGAATTGGTATTGACAGACTTGTAATGCTTTTAACAAACAACGAATCAATTCGTGAAGTTATTTTATTTCCGCAATTAAAATCGAAAAAGGATTAA
- the ftsH gene encoding ATP-dependent zinc metalloprotease FtsH, which produces MQAKTRKKPSMGLIIFLVILLAIVGYLLYYFLQPRLKVVNLSYFEDRLVENAKSTTDNNFFYSVIFDINSYRIRVVDSQNGDPVAYAVIANPHVIGKFQSGSALLSPAIKNQLENTNISTYSELVSLAIKTSKSNYAVLPANKLDIVNSLLKLVGTDGYHRDFIPSISSADLPSPSFLQVIISLLPIIVPLFIFFWFIFRMNRNSQGGSGFFNPGKNQAIRIKSDKKYSDVAGNGEAKEEIAEFIDYLKNPTRYAAAGAKIPRGILLGGPPGTGKTLLAKATAGEANVPFFFVSASNFVELYVGVGAKRVRELFKDARTDSPAIIFIDELDAIGRSRGSGIGGGNDEREQTLNQLLVEMDGMVENSGLLVIAATNRTDVLDPALLRPGRFDRSIIVGLPDIKEREEILKLHAKGKRISKNITLANIAKRTPGFSGAQLANVINEATLLSVREKTQVITSEQIDEAIDRVIGGPAKKNRVITEKERIMVAYHEAGHAVVGLKLKSGVKVQKITIVPRGNSGGYNLMLPEEEKYNSTKSELLASIAAFMGGRAAEEIKYGKPEISSGAANDIEKATKIARKMVTEWGMSSLGPIQYEQDQSSPFLGRDYIKNASFSSKVGHEIDIEIRQIISDSYKKAFDTINDNLLLLELIKDTLLEKETIVYEEIQQLAQTLSPLPTKVTTDENKAVKPAEILEELLKVEPEDDEESEEKSDKQSNSQSEKKSSKKCDCTFNHNDDEYSDHEDK; this is translated from the coding sequence ATGCAAGCTAAAACTAGAAAGAAACCTTCTATGGGCTTAATAATCTTTTTAGTAATACTTTTAGCTATAGTTGGTTATTTGCTTTACTATTTTTTGCAACCTCGCCTTAAGGTTGTAAATCTTTCTTATTTCGAAGATCGTCTTGTTGAAAATGCAAAAAGCACAACAGATAATAACTTCTTTTATTCAGTCATTTTTGATATTAATAGTTATCGAATTCGTGTTGTTGACTCGCAAAATGGCGATCCAGTTGCTTATGCAGTAATTGCAAATCCTCATGTAATTGGAAAATTCCAGTCAGGTTCAGCGTTATTAAGTCCAGCAATTAAAAACCAACTTGAAAACACAAATATTTCAACATATTCTGAACTAGTTTCACTTGCAATTAAAACTAGCAAATCTAATTACGCCGTTCTTCCCGCGAATAAACTTGATATAGTTAACTCACTTTTAAAACTAGTAGGCACTGACGGTTATCATAGGGATTTTATTCCTTCAATTTCTTCAGCTGATCTGCCATCGCCTTCATTTCTTCAAGTTATTATTTCACTTCTTCCAATTATAGTTCCATTGTTTATATTTTTTTGATTTATTTTTCGAATGAATCGAAATTCACAAGGTGGGTCTGGATTTTTCAATCCAGGGAAAAACCAAGCAATTCGTATTAAATCAGATAAAAAATATAGTGATGTTGCTGGAAACGGTGAAGCCAAAGAGGAAATTGCTGAATTTATAGACTATTTAAAAAATCCAACTCGATATGCTGCTGCGGGAGCAAAAATTCCACGCGGAATTTTATTAGGCGGTCCTCCAGGAACTGGAAAAACCTTGTTGGCAAAAGCGACTGCTGGTGAAGCGAATGTGCCGTTTTTCTTTGTTTCTGCATCGAATTTTGTCGAATTATATGTCGGAGTTGGTGCGAAAAGAGTTCGCGAATTATTCAAAGATGCCCGCACTGATTCTCCAGCGATAATTTTTATTGACGAACTTGATGCAATTGGACGTTCTCGTGGATCTGGAATTGGCGGTGGTAACGACGAGAGAGAACAAACTCTCAACCAACTTTTAGTTGAAATGGACGGAATGGTTGAAAATTCTGGGCTTTTAGTGATTGCAGCAACAAATAGAACCGATGTTCTTGACCCCGCGCTTTTACGTCCCGGACGATTCGACCGTTCAATAATTGTTGGACTTCCTGATATAAAAGAACGTGAAGAAATTCTAAAATTACACGCTAAAGGAAAGAGAATTTCAAAAAATATTACCTTGGCAAATATTGCAAAAAGAACACCTGGATTTTCAGGAGCTCAACTTGCTAATGTTATAAATGAAGCAACATTACTTTCAGTTCGTGAAAAAACTCAAGTTATTACAAGCGAACAAATCGATGAAGCAATTGATAGAGTAATTGGCGGTCCAGCGAAAAAAAATCGTGTAATTACTGAAAAAGAAAGAATTATGGTCGCTTATCATGAAGCGGGACATGCCGTTGTTGGCCTTAAATTAAAATCAGGTGTTAAAGTTCAAAAAATTACAATTGTTCCACGTGGAAACAGTGGTGGATATAACTTAATGTTGCCTGAAGAGGAAAAATACAATAGCACAAAATCGGAACTTTTAGCATCAATTGCCGCTTTTATGGGTGGACGTGCCGCTGAGGAAATTAAATACGGTAAGCCTGAAATTTCATCAGGGGCAGCAAATGATATCGAAAAAGCAACGAAAATTGCCCGTAAAATGGTAACTGAATGAGGGATGTCCTCACTTGGGCCAATTCAATATGAACAAGATCAATCATCACCGTTTTTAGGAAGAGATTATATTAAAAATGCATCTTTTTCTTCAAAAGTAGGTCATGAAATTGATATTGAAATTCGGCAAATTATTTCTGATTCTTACAAAAAAGCCTTTGATACAATTAATGATAATTTGTTATTACTCGAGTTAATCAAAGACACTTTATTGGAAAAAGAAACAATTGTTTATGAAGAAATTCAGCAATTAGCACAGACACTTTCCCCTCTTCCAACAAAAGTTACAACTGATGAAAACAAAGCGGTTAAACCGGCAGAAATTCTAGAAGAATTATTAAAAGTTGAACCCGAAGATGATGAAGAATCAGAAGAAAAATCTGACAAACAATCAAATAGTCAATCAGAAAAAAAATCAAGTAAAAAGTGCGATTGCACATTTAATCATAACGATGATGAATATTCCGACCATGAAGATAAATAA